A stretch of the Bacillus sp. B-jedd genome encodes the following:
- a CDS encoding HNH endonuclease yields the protein MIIKNPIREKNPVRNCIKTYSNYRSYKDNLAKDFNNRCGYCDAFDGWIGGIKVYHIDHFAPKSKFPHLTHTYENLIYSCPFCNLNKGDDWPSTDENINIVNNIGYINPLLEEYVTHFYRDPYGNIICEENKQISKYMYKRLKFYLERHRVLWNLTRLALVKKRVKDKMENCKDDAKYKRLLSLYGELSLEFDEFLYYIVGDVS from the coding sequence ATGATTATTAAAAATCCAATAAGAGAAAAAAATCCGGTAAGGAATTGTATTAAAACTTATTCTAACTATCGAAGTTATAAAGACAATTTAGCAAAGGATTTCAATAACCGATGCGGTTACTGCGATGCTTTTGATGGGTGGATAGGTGGAATAAAGGTATATCACATCGATCATTTTGCTCCAAAATCAAAATTTCCACATTTGACACATACCTATGAAAACTTAATTTATTCATGTCCATTTTGTAACCTTAATAAAGGCGATGATTGGCCATCAACAGATGAAAATATTAATATTGTAAATAATATAGGATACATCAATCCTCTATTAGAAGAATATGTTACGCATTTTTATCGTGATCCTTATGGCAATATAATTTGTGAGGAGAACAAACAAATAAGCAAGTATATGTATAAAAGACTGAAATTTTACCTTGAGCGTCATAGAGTATTGTGGAATTTAACTAGGTTAGCCCTGGTTAAAAAGAGAGTTAAAGACAAGATGGAGAATTGTAAAGATGATGCTAAATATAAAAGATTACTCAGTTTATATGGAGAATTAAGCTTAGAATTTGATGAGTTTTTATACTATATCGTTGGAGACGTTAGTTGA
- a CDS encoding group II intron maturase-specific domain-containing protein, giving the protein MKLIWKFLKSGIMKGGLISPTEKGALQEGVLSPLLSNVYLNQLDRELERRRHKFVRFADDFCIYAKSRRAGEQVLESISRFLEDDLKLTVNQEISQVGSPTKLKFLGFCLHPTTKGIGCSPHHSAKKRFKAKLRSITKGNRPGRFDEIAKEVNQVTVGWINYYGIGLMKMYIRSLAKWLNHRLGQLIWKRWKKIGTKYRQLRRLGIWHVEAWTVANSRKGYWRVSKSETLHKAIKSETLIKWGLKDLNHLYERRYLSY; this is encoded by the coding sequence CTGAAACTGATATGGAAATTCCTTAAGAGCGGCATCATGAAAGGCGGACTTATCAGTCCGACAGAAAAGGGTGCTCTGCAAGAAGGCGTATTGTCACCCCTTCTCAGCAATGTCTACCTGAATCAATTGGACAGGGAACTGGAGAGACGGCGACATAAGTTTGTCCGGTTTGCGGATGACTTCTGTATCTATGCCAAAAGCCGAAGAGCTGGAGAGCAGGTACTGGAAAGTATCTCTAGATTCCTTGAGGATGACCTGAAGCTGACAGTGAACCAAGAGATAAGCCAAGTCGGTTCTCCGACCAAGCTGAAGTTTCTTGGCTTCTGTCTACATCCTACCACTAAAGGTATCGGATGTAGCCCCCATCATTCGGCCAAGAAACGGTTCAAAGCCAAGTTAAGGAGCATTACAAAAGGGAACCGTCCGGGCCGTTTTGATGAGATTGCCAAAGAGGTTAACCAAGTGACGGTAGGCTGGATCAATTATTACGGTATCGGATTAATGAAAATGTATATCCGATCGCTGGCCAAATGGCTCAACCATCGGTTGGGCCAGCTGATCTGGAAACGATGGAAGAAGATTGGGACGAAGTATCGCCAGCTTCGCAGACTTGGCATCTGGCATGTAGAAGCCTGGACAGTAGCAAATTCCCGGAAGGGATATTGGCGTGTATCCAAAAGCGAAACACTCCACAAAGCAATCAAATCAGAAACGCTCATAAAGTGGGGTCTGAAAGACCTGAACCATCTTTATGAGCGCCGATACTTAAGTTATTGA
- a CDS encoding Eco57I restriction-modification methylase domain-containing protein — protein sequence MSDKKENGAYYTPGYLAEYIVNEIFSEYSFYKNKMKMLEPSSGDGIFIKSLLKSTLIPQDVTLQIDVVEKNKEELEKVKLHKLTRDNSELNYFATDFLNYNSSGNKYDLIIGNPPYINKKLLSEEQIDSSISIFSEHQLNPRGFNNIWMSFILKSMFMLEQNGTLCFVLPSELLQVNYSSELRRYLFDNFSEIKIFLFNELVFEKIQQDVIIFIASKKGVSKSVNYYEIDDLSVIRNKVKLIPYSIVDYNSQKKWSNYLLSRSELKLIDTVANSFNKVSDYCTATAGIVTAANDYFIVNKQNQLKYNLSDISFPILKKSSYLEKGINLTVDHITSLEKRGHPIYLLIFNKKNIHDYQGQLRKYLEVGLKKEIHLRYKSKNRFPWFKVPYLEAPEGIFFKRSHLYPKIIVNSANVLTTDNGYRITMKEGYRIHSLVFSFYNSFTLLMSELEGRYYGGGVLELTPNEFKRLPLPYCEIGEEEFTHLDNLFKEGRSIEEILDYTDNIILMQHYGVGNDELIYIRNLRNKLMRRRLKEINHVLQAL from the coding sequence ATGAGTGATAAGAAAGAGAATGGAGCATATTACACTCCTGGATATCTTGCGGAATATATAGTAAATGAGATTTTCAGTGAATATAGTTTCTATAAAAATAAGATGAAAATGTTGGAGCCCAGTAGTGGCGATGGTATTTTCATAAAATCATTATTAAAGAGCACCTTAATACCCCAAGATGTAACTCTTCAAATTGATGTTGTGGAGAAAAACAAAGAAGAATTAGAAAAGGTAAAGCTTCACAAACTTACTAGAGATAACAGTGAGTTAAATTACTTTGCCACTGATTTTTTAAACTATAACTCCTCGGGGAATAAATATGATCTCATTATTGGAAATCCACCATATATAAATAAAAAATTGCTATCAGAAGAACAGATAGATAGTAGTATTTCAATTTTTTCTGAACACCAGTTAAACCCTAGAGGGTTTAACAACATTTGGATGAGTTTTATCTTAAAATCTATGTTTATGTTAGAACAAAATGGGACTCTCTGTTTTGTATTACCTTCTGAATTACTTCAGGTTAATTATTCGAGTGAGCTGAGAAGATATCTATTTGACAATTTTAGTGAAATAAAAATTTTCTTATTTAATGAACTAGTATTTGAAAAAATTCAACAAGACGTCATTATTTTCATCGCCTCGAAAAAAGGTGTGTCGAAAAGTGTTAACTATTATGAAATAGATGATTTAAGTGTGATAAGGAATAAAGTGAAATTAATTCCTTATAGTATAGTCGACTATAATAGTCAAAAAAAATGGTCTAACTATTTACTTTCAAGATCTGAATTAAAACTCATCGATACTGTAGCAAATAGTTTTAATAAGGTTAGTGACTATTGTACTGCAACAGCAGGAATAGTCACGGCTGCTAATGATTATTTCATTGTTAACAAGCAGAATCAATTGAAATATAATTTGTCAGATATAAGTTTTCCAATTTTGAAAAAAAGTTCATATCTTGAAAAAGGGATTAATTTAACGGTCGATCATATTACTTCCTTAGAAAAACGAGGGCATCCAATTTATTTGCTTATTTTTAATAAGAAAAATATCCATGATTATCAGGGGCAATTAAGAAAGTATTTGGAAGTGGGCCTTAAGAAAGAAATTCACTTGAGATATAAATCTAAAAATAGATTTCCCTGGTTTAAAGTTCCCTACTTAGAGGCTCCAGAAGGTATTTTTTTTAAACGATCGCATTTATATCCAAAAATTATAGTTAATTCAGCAAACGTATTGACAACAGATAATGGTTACAGAATTACTATGAAGGAGGGATATAGAATACATAGCTTGGTTTTTAGCTTCTATAATTCCTTTACTTTATTAATGAGCGAGTTGGAAGGGCGTTATTATGGAGGAGGAGTTTTAGAGTTAACTCCCAACGAGTTTAAACGTCTCCCCTTACCGTATTGTGAAATTGGAGAAGAAGAATTTACCCATTTAGATAATTTATTTAAAGAAGGTCGATCAATTGAGGAGATATTAGACTATACTGATAATATTATTTTAATGCAACACTATGGCGTGGGAAATGATGAATTAATTTACATACGAAATCTTCGAAATAAATTAATGAGGAGAAGACTAAAAGAAATTAATCATGTTCTTCAGGCCTTATGA
- a CDS encoding sensor histidine kinase — MRALPFKVSARTARLIGRENVTNADGAIIELVKNCYDADSTICIILFDIKYTTVPEEFSWVDVKKFSANISISKLISTLYNRKGAKYVLKEAYDQNDFNALEQLLQGLNNIFIIDNGVGMTDKIIEDYWMTIGTNHKEKNVYSDQGRIRTGAKGIGRFALDRLGNNCEMITVPKGKNKGYKWNVCWGDFEEKETINEVKAQLEDINNPYFYDEVVEVLKDWDESAIENFTKHEFTKGTIIKISNLRDDWKNQMIEKIYANLETLIPPKEQKIFEIYLMDNNNPKKYRRIENSICDDFDYKIFAEFTEERKIKVATYRSEFNTTLIDENLYSIPSLKSFPYTREVFEKGFYEREYDITDLVPGYKGDLIYDIGVFDFTLYFMKKNYSRVDKSKFFYNDFNPKLRNDWLNKFGGIKLFRDMFRIRPYGEIESSSFDWLNLGDRADKSPAAPTHKLGKWRVRPNQLSGSINISRLTNINFEDKSSREGLQENDVFVLFKNLIINIVRLFETDRQTVMRAMDDLYSKNNESERKRREAKQIANKVIQKTQGTFDNIDYEKVKNSLDFQTRVLAERVLDFEKEKEELISEMKMLRALGSTGLVITSFAHELKNISANILPRTDELIEILTDIVPESTLKGLNNEDNPFTLIKEFREQDSRLKNWLDFSLDAIRKDKRTRKKLDLYAVFNDFEKVWRRSLSYSVVNLKVPKTEKKRCFIRVFPIDIDSIFNNLIANSVDAFQREDASEVRIINIDFKVEENKLHILYEDSGPGLSNDIKNENEIFESFYTTKRDALGREVGTGLGMWIVKSTVEEYRGTVEITKKRPGFGIKITLPLRKDEGMVYE; from the coding sequence ATGAGGGCTTTACCATTCAAGGTATCAGCACGCACGGCCAGGCTTATTGGTAGAGAGAATGTTACGAATGCGGATGGTGCCATAATTGAACTCGTAAAAAATTGTTACGATGCCGATAGCACTATCTGCATAATTCTATTTGACATAAAATATACAACTGTACCAGAAGAATTTAGCTGGGTAGATGTAAAAAAATTTAGTGCAAATATTTCTATCTCAAAATTAATTTCTACTTTATATAATAGAAAAGGAGCAAAATATGTCCTTAAGGAGGCATATGATCAGAATGATTTTAATGCTCTAGAACAACTCCTACAAGGCTTAAATAACATTTTTATAATTGACAACGGAGTTGGAATGACGGATAAAATTATCGAAGATTATTGGATGACTATTGGTACTAATCATAAAGAGAAAAATGTTTATAGTGATCAAGGGAGAATTAGGACTGGTGCTAAAGGTATAGGCAGGTTTGCCCTTGACCGATTGGGGAACAACTGTGAAATGATAACAGTTCCTAAAGGTAAAAATAAAGGATATAAGTGGAATGTTTGTTGGGGAGATTTTGAAGAGAAAGAGACCATAAATGAGGTAAAAGCACAATTAGAAGATATTAATAATCCTTATTTTTATGATGAAGTTGTCGAAGTTCTTAAAGACTGGGATGAATCGGCGATAGAAAATTTTACAAAACATGAATTTACTAAAGGAACTATAATTAAGATAAGCAATTTAAGAGATGATTGGAAAAATCAAATGATCGAAAAAATTTATGCCAATTTAGAAACGCTAATACCACCAAAAGAACAAAAAATATTTGAAATATACTTAATGGATAATAACAATCCCAAAAAGTACAGGCGGATCGAAAACTCAATTTGTGATGATTTTGATTACAAAATATTTGCTGAGTTCACTGAAGAGAGAAAGATTAAAGTTGCTACTTATAGAAGTGAATTTAACACAACTTTGATTGATGAAAATCTTTATTCAATACCGTCTCTTAAATCATTTCCTTATACACGAGAAGTATTCGAAAAGGGTTTTTATGAGAGGGAATATGACATAACAGACCTTGTTCCAGGCTATAAAGGTGATCTAATTTACGATATAGGCGTTTTTGATTTCACACTCTACTTTATGAAAAAAAATTATTCCAGAGTAGATAAAAGTAAGTTTTTTTACAATGATTTTAATCCCAAATTACGTAATGACTGGCTAAATAAATTTGGAGGAATAAAATTATTTAGAGATATGTTTAGAATCCGGCCTTACGGTGAGATAGAAAGTAGCTCATTTGATTGGCTTAATCTGGGTGATAGAGCTGACAAAAGTCCAGCTGCACCAACTCATAAATTAGGTAAATGGAGAGTTAGACCAAACCAATTATCAGGATCTATAAATATATCAAGGTTGACAAATATTAATTTTGAGGATAAATCAAGTCGAGAAGGACTACAGGAAAACGATGTATTTGTTTTATTTAAAAATCTTATAATAAATATTGTACGGCTTTTCGAAACTGATAGACAAACGGTTATGAGAGCCATGGATGATTTATATTCAAAGAATAACGAGAGTGAGAGAAAAAGAAGAGAAGCTAAGCAAATAGCAAATAAGGTCATTCAAAAAACTCAAGGTACTTTCGATAATATTGATTATGAAAAGGTCAAAAATTCTCTTGATTTTCAAACAAGAGTTCTTGCTGAGCGAGTCTTGGACTTTGAAAAGGAAAAGGAAGAATTAATCTCGGAGATGAAAATGTTGAGGGCTCTCGGGAGTACTGGGTTAGTGATAACTTCATTTGCCCACGAGTTAAAAAATATTAGTGCAAACATTCTTCCTCGGACAGATGAATTAATTGAGATACTTACAGATATAGTTCCAGAAAGTACATTAAAAGGCCTGAATAATGAAGATAATCCATTTACATTAATAAAAGAATTTAGAGAACAAGATTCCAGGCTTAAAAATTGGCTGGATTTTTCACTTGACGCAATAAGAAAAGATAAAAGAACACGCAAAAAATTGGATTTGTATGCTGTTTTTAATGATTTTGAAAAAGTATGGAGACGCTCTCTTTCATATTCAGTCGTTAACTTAAAAGTTCCGAAGACTGAGAAAAAACGATGCTTTATAAGGGTTTTTCCTATTGATATTGATAGTATATTTAATAATTTAATTGCAAATTCAGTAGATGCTTTTCAAAGGGAAGATGCATCCGAAGTTCGAATTATTAATATTGACTTCAAGGTAGAAGAAAATAAATTACACATACTATATGAGGATTCGGGTCCTGGATTATCAAATGATATAAAAAATGAAAATGAGATTTTTGAATCCTTTTATACAACCAAGAGGGATGCTCTAGGTAGAGAAGTAGGAACAGGCTTAGGTATGTGGATTGTAAAATCTACTGTTGAAGAATATAGAGGTACAGTGGAAATTACTAAAAAAAGACCGGGGTTTGGAATCAAAATTACTTTACCATTACGTAAGGATGAAGGGATGGTATATGAATGA